The following are encoded together in the Xanthobacter autotrophicus Py2 genome:
- a CDS encoding NADH:flavin oxidoreductase/NADH oxidase (PFAM: NADH:flavin oxidoreductase/NADH oxidase; FAD-dependent pyridine nucleotide-disulphide oxidoreductase~KEGG: nca:Noca_0618 NADH:flavin oxidoreductase/NADH oxidase): protein MTHETLGVSKYDILFEPIKIGPKTLRNRFYQVPHCIGAGSDKPGFQAAHRSLKAEGGWAALNTEYCSIHPESDDTHRVSARIWDEGDVRNLAAMTSEIHKYGALAGVELWYGGAHAPCMETRQTARGPSQYASEFESLTYCHEMDHDDIRRVQGFYVEAARRARDAGFDIIYCYGAHSYLPLQFLSKYYNKRTDKYGGSFENRARFWIETLEQMKAAVGSECAIATRFAVDTLIGEEGIEVERDGLKFVELADDLVDLWDVNVGDIAEWGEDAGPSRFYRQGHQLSWQKFVKQASKKVVLGVGRFTDPEKMVEVIRNGELDVIGAARPSIADPFLPEKIRDGRLDDIRTCIGCNVCISRWEIGGPPMICTQNATAGEEFRRGWHPERFPKKGSDDAILVVGAGPSGSECARVLMERGYVVHLVDSAEKVGGYVNEVASLPGLGEWSYHRDYREVQLAKLVKRNRDSQIALGGKKLTVEDVLSYGADKVVIATGAHWVADGTNCLTHAPIPGLETPRANVLTPEDVIRGDKPIGKRVVILNADPYYMAPSLAQKLAEAGHEVTVASGVELGRYMHFTLEAPNMHRMLHELHINVLSNTWASRVEDGRIELYNLWGDGHKRLYTGPGKSPRTANTTHAWHDYDTLVLVTARRSDDALYRALKARSGEWDARGIKGVYVIGDAWAPKLIADATFDGQRLAREIEEANPQEPKPYRREAAVYGTPYQPGGSYEIRYQG from the coding sequence CGGCTGGGCGGCGCTCAACACCGAATACTGTTCCATCCATCCCGAATCCGACGACACCCATCGCGTGTCCGCCCGCATCTGGGACGAGGGCGACGTGCGCAACCTCGCCGCCATGACCTCGGAAATCCATAAATACGGTGCGCTCGCGGGCGTTGAGCTGTGGTACGGCGGCGCCCACGCCCCCTGCATGGAGACGCGCCAGACCGCGCGCGGGCCGAGCCAGTACGCGTCCGAGTTCGAATCCCTCACCTATTGCCACGAGATGGACCACGACGACATCCGTCGCGTGCAGGGCTTCTATGTGGAGGCGGCGCGCCGCGCCCGCGATGCCGGCTTCGACATCATCTACTGCTACGGCGCGCATTCCTATCTGCCGCTGCAGTTCCTCTCCAAATACTACAACAAGCGCACCGACAAATACGGCGGCAGCTTCGAGAACCGCGCCCGGTTCTGGATCGAGACGCTGGAGCAGATGAAGGCGGCGGTGGGCTCCGAATGCGCCATCGCCACCCGCTTCGCCGTCGATACGCTGATCGGCGAGGAAGGCATCGAGGTGGAGCGCGACGGGCTCAAGTTCGTCGAGCTGGCCGACGATCTCGTGGACCTGTGGGACGTGAACGTGGGCGACATCGCCGAATGGGGCGAGGATGCCGGCCCCTCGCGCTTCTACCGCCAGGGCCACCAGCTCTCCTGGCAGAAGTTCGTGAAGCAGGCGTCCAAGAAGGTCGTGCTCGGCGTCGGCCGCTTCACCGATCCGGAGAAGATGGTGGAGGTCATCCGCAACGGCGAGCTCGACGTGATCGGCGCCGCCCGGCCCTCCATCGCCGATCCCTTCCTGCCGGAGAAGATCCGCGACGGGCGGCTCGACGACATCCGCACTTGCATCGGCTGCAACGTGTGCATCTCCCGCTGGGAGATCGGCGGCCCGCCCATGATCTGCACCCAGAACGCCACCGCCGGCGAGGAATTCCGCCGCGGCTGGCATCCCGAGCGCTTCCCCAAGAAGGGCTCCGACGATGCCATTCTGGTGGTGGGCGCCGGCCCTTCCGGCTCGGAATGCGCCCGCGTGCTCATGGAGCGCGGCTATGTGGTGCATCTGGTGGACAGCGCTGAGAAAGTCGGCGGCTATGTGAACGAGGTGGCGAGCCTGCCCGGCCTCGGCGAGTGGAGCTACCACCGCGATTATCGCGAGGTGCAGCTCGCCAAGCTGGTGAAGCGCAATCGCGACAGCCAGATCGCCCTCGGCGGCAAGAAGCTGACGGTGGAGGACGTGCTCTCCTACGGCGCCGACAAGGTGGTGATCGCCACCGGCGCCCACTGGGTGGCGGACGGCACCAACTGCCTCACCCACGCGCCCATTCCGGGCTTGGAGACGCCGCGGGCCAACGTGCTGACCCCGGAAGACGTGATCCGCGGCGACAAGCCCATCGGCAAGCGCGTCGTCATCCTCAACGCCGATCCCTATTACATGGCGCCGAGCCTCGCCCAGAAGCTGGCCGAGGCAGGGCATGAGGTGACGGTGGCGTCCGGCGTGGAGCTGGGCCGCTACATGCACTTCACCCTCGAAGCGCCGAACATGCACCGCATGCTGCACGAGCTGCACATCAACGTGCTGTCCAACACCTGGGCGAGCCGCGTGGAAGACGGGCGGATCGAGCTCTACAACCTCTGGGGCGACGGCCATAAGCGGCTCTATACTGGCCCCGGCAAGTCACCGCGCACCGCCAACACCACCCATGCCTGGCACGACTACGACACCCTCGTCCTCGTCACCGCCCGCCGCTCCGACGACGCCCTCTACCGGGCGCTGAAGGCGCGCTCCGGCGAGTGGGACGCCCGTGGCATAAAGGGCGTGTATGTGATCGGCGACGCCTGGGCGCCCAAGCTCATCGCCGACGCCACCTTCGACGGGCAGCGCCTCGCCCGCGAGATCGAGGAGGCGAACCCGCAGGAGCCGAAGCCCTACCGCCGGGAGGCCGCCGTCTACGGCACGCCCTACCAGCCGGGCGGCTCCTACGAGATCCGCTACCAGGGCTAG
- a CDS encoding protein of unknown function DUF224 cysteine-rich region domain protein (PFAM: 4Fe-4S ferredoxin iron-sulfur binding domain protein; protein of unknown function DUF224 cysteine-rich region domain protein~KEGG: hma:rrnAC2605 heterodisulfide reductase) yields the protein MIPNGIEPSQITRILFQDFSPWMLALFYVYAIGAIFAFCWGVYVQVRKYRSGRNGARLSWANLGRRLADTAKVIASHRTLRRRDAAAGRLHAFIFYGFTLLFIGTATITLQEDILGPLVGLNFWHGYFYLLFKLAMTIAGTGFICGLAYMMWRRGWLRPPKLDYTRPDRTPQDADFSRERYRMEDWAFLWTLLLIGITGFLLSGARMVWLQGDPAVWDTRWWAPVGASIAAGLKAVGFTSAGAGALRMGLWWVHGVLALTFIALIPYTKAKHIFTAATSWLLRDSDAARRLPLGDLDADRIGYRELGDVASRYLVQADACTKCGRCHEACPARAAGYPLSPRDVVLTLREQANAHLGEVLPKPRAAGCATPLIGLASGEIRPETLWSCRQCGACTEICPVGVEHVPLINMLRRTLVDEGEMDPALQRTLGAVNKTGNCFNESRRKRPNWTKDLPFKIKDARKEPVDVLWFVGDYASFDPRNQKVSRAFARILHAAGIDFGILYEGETTAGNDVRRVGEEGLFQQLAEGNIATLEGCAFARIVTTDPHSFNTLKNEYPDLGGAYTVSHASAFLKELIEEGRIAPARKLDFTVTYHDPCHLGRLNKGYDAPREVLAATGVKLVELGKSRDNSFCCGGGGGRVWVPDPPGTTKAGEIRAREAAEISGLDALVVNCPKCMTMLEDAVKTTGNERNFRVLELTELLAEALEPAEPVALAAPAAVV from the coding sequence ATGATTCCGAACGGCATCGAACCGTCCCAGATCACGCGCATCCTGTTCCAGGACTTTTCGCCCTGGATGCTGGCGCTCTTCTATGTCTATGCCATCGGCGCCATCTTCGCGTTCTGCTGGGGCGTCTATGTGCAGGTCCGCAAGTATCGCAGCGGTCGCAACGGCGCGCGGCTGAGCTGGGCGAACCTTGGCCGGCGCCTCGCCGACACGGCAAAAGTGATCGCCTCCCACCGCACGCTGCGGCGGCGGGATGCGGCGGCCGGGCGGCTGCATGCCTTCATCTTCTACGGCTTCACACTGCTCTTCATCGGCACCGCCACCATTACCTTGCAGGAAGACATTCTCGGCCCGCTTGTCGGCCTGAACTTCTGGCACGGGTATTTCTATCTGCTGTTCAAGCTGGCCATGACCATTGCCGGCACCGGATTTATCTGCGGCCTCGCCTACATGATGTGGCGGCGGGGCTGGCTGCGCCCGCCGAAACTCGACTACACCCGCCCCGACCGCACCCCGCAGGATGCCGACTTCTCCCGCGAGCGCTACCGCATGGAGGACTGGGCCTTCCTGTGGACGCTGCTGCTCATCGGCATTACCGGCTTCCTGCTCTCCGGCGCGCGCATGGTGTGGCTCCAGGGCGATCCGGCGGTGTGGGACACGCGGTGGTGGGCGCCGGTGGGCGCCAGCATCGCCGCCGGGCTGAAGGCCGTGGGCTTCACCAGCGCCGGTGCCGGGGCGTTGCGCATGGGCCTTTGGTGGGTGCACGGAGTGCTGGCGCTCACCTTCATCGCCCTCATTCCCTATACCAAGGCCAAGCACATCTTCACTGCCGCCACCTCCTGGCTGCTGCGCGATTCCGATGCCGCGCGCCGGCTGCCGCTGGGCGACCTCGACGCCGACCGCATCGGCTATCGCGAGCTGGGCGATGTGGCGAGCCGCTATCTGGTCCAGGCCGATGCCTGCACCAAGTGCGGCCGCTGCCACGAAGCCTGCCCGGCGCGGGCGGCCGGCTATCCGCTCTCCCCGCGCGACGTGGTACTGACCCTGCGTGAGCAGGCCAACGCCCATCTCGGCGAGGTGCTGCCGAAGCCGCGCGCGGCCGGCTGCGCCACCCCGCTCATCGGCCTCGCCAGCGGCGAGATCCGGCCGGAGACGCTCTGGTCGTGCCGCCAGTGCGGCGCCTGCACGGAAATCTGCCCGGTGGGGGTGGAGCACGTACCGCTCATCAACATGCTCCGCCGCACGCTGGTGGACGAAGGCGAGATGGACCCGGCGCTCCAGCGCACTCTCGGCGCGGTGAACAAGACCGGCAATTGCTTCAACGAAAGTCGCCGCAAGCGGCCCAACTGGACCAAGGACCTGCCCTTCAAGATCAAGGATGCGCGCAAGGAGCCGGTGGACGTGCTCTGGTTCGTGGGAGACTACGCAAGCTTCGATCCGCGCAACCAGAAGGTCAGCCGCGCTTTCGCCCGCATCCTCCATGCCGCCGGCATCGACTTCGGCATCCTCTACGAGGGCGAGACCACCGCTGGCAACGATGTACGCCGCGTGGGCGAGGAAGGGCTGTTCCAGCAACTCGCCGAGGGCAATATCGCGACGCTGGAAGGTTGCGCCTTCGCCCGCATCGTCACCACGGACCCGCACTCCTTCAACACGCTCAAGAACGAGTATCCGGACCTCGGCGGCGCCTACACTGTGAGCCACGCCAGCGCCTTCCTGAAGGAGCTGATCGAGGAGGGCCGCATCGCCCCGGCCCGCAAGCTGGACTTCACCGTCACCTATCACGACCCCTGCCATCTGGGTCGCCTGAACAAGGGCTATGACGCCCCGCGCGAAGTGCTGGCCGCGACCGGGGTGAAGCTCGTGGAACTGGGCAAGAGCCGCGACAATTCCTTCTGCTGCGGCGGCGGTGGCGGGCGTGTGTGGGTGCCCGATCCGCCCGGCACCACCAAGGCGGGCGAGATCCGCGCGCGGGAGGCGGCGGAGATCTCCGGCCTCGACGCCCTGGTGGTCAACTGCCCCAAGTGCATGACCATGCTGGAAGACGCGGTGAAGACCACCGGCAATGAGCGCAACTTCCGTGTGCTGGAGCTGACCGAGCTGCTCGCCGAGGCGCTCGAACCGGCGGAACCCGTCGCGCTCGCCGCCCCCGCAGCGGTCGTCTGA
- a CDS encoding leucine rich repeat variant (PFAM: leucine rich repeat variant~KEGG: dge:Dgeo_0869 leucine rich repeat variant) has translation MDAPADMAELTGALLARGDAYLALPAYGADGARGDRTALARLLLANARLKLVFAGLSFTPPAFLDLLAGEERPAIRQRIVRNPATSGETLLRLARHMEGAPMRAAVAGHVHTPETVLAGLAADADSTVRAALLRNPATPASALHAVLDGATGVERAGLARHPRADGDLLRALLAGGEAAVRAEVVAHPHCPLTRVADACVDSDAAIRRRAAANPALPPTLRQALLRDPDPAVRAEALRRLAERHDVTLADDGDVRVRRAQARHEALPQDLAEALSRDGDVWVRTWLAGNPGLPAAVIRGLCQDAHPGVRHAAGRNLHCPADALARLARDADDWVRAAVACRADLPSDALRRLEGEGTVDVASAVARNPMAREEVLRRLAVHSEADVRRAVALNPEAPASALRLLLDDAYGLNRAFAVRHPNLPFADAWRCADDGEPQVRFAVGKRAVFSCAAASRAARTPEPFQQP, from the coding sequence ATGGACGCGCCCGCCGACATGGCCGAGCTGACGGGTGCGCTTCTCGCCCGTGGGGATGCCTATCTGGCGCTGCCGGCCTACGGCGCCGACGGCGCGCGGGGCGACCGGACGGCGCTGGCGCGGCTGCTGCTGGCCAATGCGCGCCTCAAGCTGGTGTTCGCCGGGCTGTCCTTTACGCCGCCGGCCTTTCTCGACCTTCTTGCCGGGGAGGAGCGGCCCGCCATCCGCCAGCGCATCGTGCGCAATCCGGCCACCTCCGGAGAGACGCTGCTGCGCCTCGCCCGCCACATGGAGGGCGCACCCATGCGAGCGGCGGTGGCGGGCCATGTCCATACGCCGGAGACGGTGCTGGCGGGCCTCGCCGCCGATGCGGATAGCACCGTGCGCGCCGCGCTGCTGCGCAATCCCGCGACGCCCGCCTCGGCACTCCATGCGGTGCTCGACGGTGCGACCGGAGTGGAGCGCGCCGGACTTGCCCGGCATCCGCGTGCGGATGGGGACCTGCTGCGCGCCCTTCTCGCCGGCGGGGAAGCCGCCGTCCGCGCGGAGGTGGTGGCTCATCCCCATTGCCCGCTCACCCGCGTGGCAGACGCCTGCGTGGATAGTGATGCCGCCATCCGGCGGCGCGCGGCGGCCAATCCGGCCCTGCCGCCCACCCTGCGGCAGGCGCTGCTGCGCGATCCCGACCCGGCGGTGCGGGCCGAGGCCTTGCGCCGTCTTGCGGAGCGGCATGACGTGACGCTGGCGGATGATGGCGACGTGCGGGTCCGCCGGGCTCAGGCGCGGCATGAGGCGCTGCCGCAGGATCTGGCGGAAGCCCTCTCCCGCGATGGGGACGTGTGGGTGCGCACCTGGCTTGCCGGTAATCCCGGCCTTCCGGCAGCGGTGATCCGTGGTCTCTGCCAGGATGCTCACCCGGGCGTGCGCCATGCCGCCGGCCGCAACCTCCATTGCCCCGCCGATGCGCTCGCCCGCCTCGCTCGCGATGCCGACGACTGGGTACGCGCCGCCGTTGCCTGCCGCGCCGATCTGCCGTCCGACGCCCTGCGCCGGCTGGAGGGGGAGGGGACGGTGGATGTGGCCTCGGCCGTCGCCCGCAATCCGATGGCGCGGGAGGAGGTGTTGCGCCGCCTCGCCGTGCATTCTGAGGCGGACGTACGCCGTGCCGTGGCGCTCAATCCAGAAGCGCCGGCCTCGGCGCTCCGGTTGCTGCTGGACGACGCCTACGGGCTCAACCGGGCCTTCGCCGTCCGCCACCCCAACCTGCCGTTCGCGGACGCCTGGCGGTGCGCCGACGATGGTGAGCCGCAGGTGCGCTTCGCGGTGGGCAAGCGTGCCGTCTTCTCCTGCGCCGCCGCATCGCGCGCGGCGCGCACTCCCGAACCCTTCCAACAGCCGTGA
- a CDS encoding Electron transfer flavoprotein alpha/beta-subunit (PFAM: Electron transfer flavoprotein alpha/beta-subunit~KEGG: hma:rrnAC3148 electron transfer flavoprotein beta subunit), whose product MKILVPVKRVASLDDEFELRDDGRDVDPDFCEHDLNEFDEYALEAAVQIKEAAPEGVVEVVVLTVGPEDADDVLRKALAKGADRAIRVDDADLGDADRVAIARVIAKVAENEEPGLVLCGAQSADQGHAQTGMSVGTLLGWARTAVVSRLDFKPGASFAQVERELEGGLVERLEVETPAVLTIQLGINTPRYASLRSIKQANAKAIECVSPRDIGLADAEIGSAGSLSRVRRVFVPERGRGEIIEGTPAQQAARLLEIITEVKG is encoded by the coding sequence ATGAAAATACTCGTGCCGGTGAAACGTGTCGCTTCGCTCGACGACGAGTTCGAGCTTCGCGACGACGGCCGCGATGTCGATCCCGACTTCTGCGAGCACGACCTCAACGAATTCGACGAATATGCGCTGGAGGCGGCGGTCCAGATCAAGGAAGCCGCACCCGAGGGCGTGGTTGAGGTGGTGGTGCTCACCGTCGGGCCGGAGGATGCCGACGACGTGTTGCGCAAGGCCCTCGCCAAGGGCGCCGACCGCGCGATCCGCGTGGATGACGCCGACCTTGGCGACGCCGACCGGGTCGCCATCGCCCGCGTCATCGCCAAGGTGGCAGAGAACGAGGAACCCGGCCTCGTGCTGTGCGGCGCCCAGTCCGCCGACCAGGGGCATGCGCAGACGGGCATGTCCGTGGGCACGCTGCTCGGCTGGGCGCGCACGGCGGTGGTCTCCAGGCTCGATTTCAAGCCGGGTGCATCTTTTGCCCAGGTGGAGCGGGAGCTGGAAGGCGGCCTCGTGGAGCGTCTCGAGGTGGAGACGCCTGCAGTGCTTACCATCCAGCTCGGCATCAACACGCCGCGCTACGCCTCGCTGCGCTCTATCAAGCAGGCCAACGCCAAGGCCATCGAGTGCGTGTCCCCGCGCGATATCGGCCTTGCGGACGCTGAGATCGGGTCGGCCGGGTCGCTGAGCCGGGTGCGGCGCGTCTTCGTGCCCGAGCGGGGCCGGGGCGAGATCATCGAGGGCACGCCCGCGCAGCAGGCGGCCCGTCTTCTGGAAATCATCACGGAGGTGAAGGGCTGA
- a CDS encoding Electron transfer flavoprotein alpha subunit (PFAM: Electron transfer flavoprotein alpha/beta-subunit ; Electron transfer flavoprotein alpha subunit~KEGG: nph:NP3168A electron transfer flavoprotein, alpha subunit), translating to MSGILILAEHRRGVLRDATLEAIGAAGELKGALGGPVTVLVIAADPSPFVGAVSVGAVDEVITVARPDAETFEPHVYEAVLKAVISARAPSLVLMPHSVDSFALAPAVAVGLGLGFATDVFGLAVEDGEVVATRAGYNEKVFVEIDFPGRSGVLVTLRGGAFAPATVPASPTVSALDAGEGKPRSRHLEWRDPPASGGIDIPGSPFILSIGRGVGDEANVAQFLELAEGLGATLGCSRPIADSGWLPKARQVGQSGQLAAKCNLYIAMGISGSVQHQWGMKHVENIVAINKDPEASIFTIARYGIVGDMLEIAEELRKQQGIQ from the coding sequence ATGTCCGGAATTCTCATTCTGGCCGAGCACAGGCGCGGCGTGCTGCGGGACGCCACGCTGGAGGCCATCGGCGCCGCCGGCGAGCTGAAGGGCGCCCTCGGCGGCCCCGTCACCGTGCTGGTCATTGCCGCCGATCCTTCACCCTTCGTCGGCGCCGTCAGCGTCGGCGCGGTGGACGAGGTGATCACCGTCGCCCGCCCCGATGCGGAGACCTTCGAGCCGCACGTCTATGAGGCGGTGCTGAAGGCCGTCATCTCCGCGCGCGCGCCCTCCCTCGTGCTGATGCCGCACAGCGTGGACAGCTTTGCGCTCGCTCCCGCCGTCGCGGTGGGCCTCGGCCTCGGCTTTGCCACCGACGTGTTCGGCCTTGCCGTCGAGGACGGCGAGGTGGTGGCGACGCGGGCGGGCTACAACGAGAAGGTCTTCGTGGAGATCGACTTTCCCGGCCGGTCCGGCGTGCTTGTCACCCTGCGCGGCGGCGCCTTCGCGCCAGCCACCGTGCCGGCGAGCCCGACCGTCTCGGCGCTGGATGCGGGCGAGGGCAAGCCGCGCAGCCGGCACCTGGAGTGGCGCGATCCGCCGGCCAGCGGCGGCATCGACATTCCCGGCTCGCCCTTCATCCTGTCCATCGGCCGCGGGGTCGGGGACGAGGCCAACGTGGCCCAGTTCCTGGAGCTGGCCGAGGGGCTCGGTGCCACGCTCGGCTGCTCGCGGCCCATCGCCGACAGCGGCTGGCTACCCAAGGCCCGGCAGGTGGGCCAGTCCGGCCAGCTGGCGGCCAAGTGCAACCTCTACATCGCCATGGGCATCTCCGGCTCGGTGCAGCACCAGTGGGGCATGAAGCACGTGGAGAACATCGTCGCGATCAACAAGGATCCGGAGGCCTCGATCTTCACCATCGCTCGCTACGGCATCGTCGGCGACATGCTTGAGATCGCCGAAGAACTGCGCAAGCAGCAGGGTATCCAGTAA
- a CDS encoding amino acid permease-associated region (PFAM: amino acid permease-associated region~KEGG: mlo:mll7301 amino acid transporter) translates to MTTITNIHATAESDGKLHRSISWTGAFWVASGVPALVLFSIGGIAGTTGSLSFLVWALSIGMGFIQSFIYAEIAGLFPNKSGGASIYGAAAWVRYVKLVAPLSVWCNWFAWSPVLSLGCSIAAAYILNAFAPVPALNSPEVAQWLAAHGASLAGTDVEKAAAAVAALTPAVRDWTLFSHAIGPVSFSLNASFFVGATLMLVVFAIQHRGILGTASVQKWIGLSVIVPMVIVGLVPILTGKVDWANFSPLVPLAAAGAADPGSWDIPGWTLVLGGLFIAAWSTYGFETAVCYTSEFRNPEKDTFKAIFYSGLLCLALFILVPFTFQGVLGLSGMLDPAIVDGSGVAQALAHMVGGGKIIESALVMLMILALVLSIMTAMAGSSRTLYQGAVDGWLPRFLDHVNEHGAPTRAMWTDLWFNLVLLAIACADATSFFFVLAVANVGYIIFNFLNLNSGWIHRIDSGHVARPYKAPTILLVLGTVFAFANAVFMGAGAKVWNPVALWAGLITAALIIPVFIYRHYVQDGGKFPHETFEDLQVGDGTKTQKRAGILPYLALIAGIVVVLVSNWLFHL, encoded by the coding sequence GTGACGACCATTACCAATATCCACGCAACAGCGGAGAGCGATGGGAAGCTTCATCGCTCCATCAGCTGGACCGGCGCCTTCTGGGTGGCGAGCGGCGTTCCGGCGCTCGTGCTCTTCTCCATCGGCGGCATTGCCGGCACCACCGGCTCGCTCTCCTTTCTCGTCTGGGCCCTGTCCATCGGCATGGGCTTCATCCAGTCCTTCATCTATGCGGAGATCGCCGGCCTGTTCCCGAACAAGTCGGGCGGCGCCTCCATCTATGGCGCGGCGGCCTGGGTCCGCTACGTGAAGCTGGTGGCACCGCTCTCCGTGTGGTGCAACTGGTTCGCCTGGAGCCCGGTGCTCTCGCTCGGCTGCTCCATCGCGGCGGCCTACATCCTGAATGCGTTCGCCCCCGTCCCGGCGCTCAACAGCCCCGAGGTGGCGCAATGGCTCGCCGCCCATGGCGCGAGCCTTGCCGGCACCGACGTGGAGAAGGCCGCCGCCGCGGTGGCGGCGCTGACCCCCGCCGTGCGGGACTGGACCCTGTTCTCCCACGCCATCGGTCCCGTCTCCTTCTCGTTGAATGCGTCCTTCTTTGTGGGCGCGACGCTGATGCTGGTGGTGTTCGCCATCCAGCACCGGGGCATCCTCGGCACCGCCAGCGTGCAGAAGTGGATCGGCCTGTCGGTCATCGTGCCCATGGTGATCGTCGGCCTGGTGCCGATCCTCACCGGCAAGGTGGACTGGGCGAACTTCTCGCCACTGGTGCCGCTCGCAGCCGCCGGCGCGGCCGATCCCGGCAGCTGGGACATCCCCGGCTGGACGCTGGTGCTCGGCGGCCTGTTCATCGCCGCCTGGTCCACCTACGGCTTCGAGACGGCGGTCTGCTACACGAGCGAGTTCCGCAATCCCGAGAAGGACACCTTCAAGGCCATCTTCTATTCGGGCCTGCTGTGCCTCGCGCTGTTCATCCTCGTGCCCTTCACCTTCCAGGGCGTGCTCGGGCTCTCGGGTATGCTCGACCCCGCCATCGTCGATGGCTCCGGGGTGGCGCAGGCGCTGGCCCACATGGTGGGCGGCGGCAAGATCATCGAGAGCGCCCTCGTGATGTTGATGATCCTCGCCCTCGTGCTGTCCATCATGACCGCCATGGCGGGCTCCTCGCGCACCCTCTACCAGGGCGCCGTGGACGGCTGGCTGCCGCGCTTCCTCGACCATGTGAACGAGCATGGTGCGCCGACGCGGGCTATGTGGACCGACCTGTGGTTCAACCTCGTGCTGCTCGCCATCGCCTGCGCGGACGCCACCAGCTTCTTCTTCGTGCTGGCGGTGGCCAATGTCGGCTACATCATCTTCAACTTCCTGAACCTCAATTCGGGCTGGATCCACCGCATCGATTCCGGCCATGTGGCGCGGCCCTACAAGGCGCCCACCATCCTGCTGGTGCTGGGCACCGTCTTCGCCTTTGCCAATGCCGTCTTCATGGGCGCCGGCGCGAAGGTGTGGAACCCGGTGGCCCTGTGGGCGGGGCTCATCACCGCCGCGCTCATCATCCCGGTCTTCATCTACCGGCACTACGTGCAGGACGGTGGCAAGTTCCCGCACGAGACCTTCGAGGACCTGCAGGTCGGCGACGGGACGAAGACGCAGAAGCGCGCCGGCATCCTGCCCTATCTCGCGCTCATCGCCGGCATCGTCGTGGTGCTCGTCTCCAACTGGCTGTTCCACCTCTGA